From the Saccharobesus litoralis genome, one window contains:
- a CDS encoding LacI family DNA-binding transcriptional regulator: protein MATLKDVAREAGVSTATVSRVVCGKDMVTPGLKNKVEKALKKTGYRPNQTARALVNQRTSLLGLIVPDLSLSFYGTLAAGVLQTCKSKGYKVIVNNSFREPEAELDAIADLQEQGCQHILLHSLYGDESVLTELCQRIPGLVILNRFIPSLAEHCVSLDNVTGGRLIAQHVLEQGRRQIAVINSSSPLADPVERLRGIQQSCEAHGVELAANAVAYTEPSIEGGKQAIELLLNSQQVFDAVLAYNDNMALGAMNALLDKGYQVPKDIAVTGFDDLFFASTCRPGLTTMHYPIKEMAAYAAKLSFDLVNRRGDVKHKRHLFVPSLVSRGSVCCDWL from the coding sequence GTGGCAACCCTTAAAGATGTAGCGCGAGAAGCCGGAGTATCGACAGCGACTGTTTCTCGAGTGGTGTGTGGTAAAGACATGGTCACACCCGGACTGAAAAATAAAGTTGAAAAGGCGCTTAAAAAAACCGGTTATCGGCCTAATCAAACTGCGCGAGCATTGGTCAATCAGCGTACCAGTTTGCTTGGACTCATAGTGCCAGATTTATCCTTATCGTTTTATGGAACCTTAGCGGCTGGCGTACTACAAACTTGTAAAAGCAAAGGTTACAAGGTGATCGTCAATAACTCGTTTCGTGAGCCAGAAGCCGAGCTCGATGCCATTGCCGATTTACAAGAGCAGGGTTGCCAACACATTTTATTACACAGTTTATATGGTGATGAATCCGTTTTAACTGAATTGTGTCAGCGCATTCCTGGGTTGGTCATTCTTAATCGATTTATTCCCAGTTTAGCTGAACACTGCGTTAGTTTAGATAACGTTACCGGTGGACGTTTAATTGCTCAGCATGTTTTAGAACAAGGCCGCCGACAAATAGCGGTTATTAATAGTAGTAGTCCACTGGCCGATCCTGTCGAGCGTTTGCGAGGTATTCAACAAAGCTGCGAGGCACACGGGGTTGAGCTTGCAGCCAATGCAGTGGCTTATACCGAGCCTAGTATTGAAGGCGGTAAGCAGGCTATAGAGTTGTTGTTGAATAGCCAGCAAGTGTTTGATGCCGTGTTGGCCTACAATGACAATATGGCGTTAGGCGCGATGAATGCTTTACTCGACAAAGGCTATCAAGTACCAAAAGACATCGCAGTCACTGGATTTGATGATCTATTTTTTGCATCCACTTGTCGTCCAGGGTTAACGACTATGCACTACCCTATAAAAGAAATGGCAGCCTATGCCGCCAAGTTATCATTTGATTTAGTTAATCGGCGCGGCGATGTTAAACATAAAAGACATCTGTTTGTTCCAAGTTTGGTGAGTCGCGGATCGGT
- a CDS encoding beta-galactosidase, translating into MKNLQTLTGLMLMTGLTACSLQQTTGSSAESTNSNTLLTLVDFESDHYKTMLTVTNGSSQLVTDNGQGVSQGKQALQLDMAAKQNYLTAFTLAPQDNSTWDWSQYQNFSLAIDITNPLDESTHMYLEVADSDGKLHRRSVNVGKNSSQTYHVELSGYDLGIESGMRANPDAFETNAKPFLYRWGATKEIDLSAVKHIQFSAESLLSDRRFIIDNIRLVQNPKYDQAYLKGLVDEYGQAITAKFPQKVSNDQDLAARTKRELSHLSDKLFSDRSQYGGWAQGPKLEATGYFRTTKYKGKWALVDPEGYLFFSNGIANVRMANTSTMTGIDFDKALIPQRSKDDLTPEDSVGLNRITGKALSTRHVNSEMRNNMFSWLPDYHEPLAKHYGYRREAHIGAVESGETYSFYQANLERKYGDNFMQTWKDITLKRMRNWGFTSFGNWIDPMFYHENQLPYFANGWIIGNFKKVSSGADYWAPMPDPFDPLFAERVRATVKQVASEVQNSPWCIGVFVDNEKSWGRMGSIETQYGIVINTLGRATTDSPTKAHYSQLLRQQYQTIDKLNASWNSQIASWQAFDQGVKVKDFTDSQVKDFSTLLSAYADQYFKIVRQETKQQMPNHLYMGARFAPWGMTPEVLNAAVKYTDVMSFNYYREGLHPEQWAFLEEIDMPSVIGEFHFGADDTGLYHPGAVLAQDQQDRAQKYQGYLNSVIDNPYMVGAHWFQYVDSPTTGRAHDGENYNVGFVTSADIPYQPLVDKVKEVNGYLYQRKFGNQ; encoded by the coding sequence ATGAAAAATCTGCAAACGCTTACAGGACTTATGCTAATGACAGGCTTAACCGCTTGCTCGTTACAACAAACCACAGGCTCTAGCGCCGAATCAACAAACAGCAATACGCTGTTAACCTTGGTCGATTTTGAATCCGACCACTATAAAACCATGCTAACAGTCACTAATGGTAGTAGCCAGCTAGTCACAGATAACGGCCAAGGTGTTAGCCAAGGTAAGCAAGCCCTACAATTAGATATGGCAGCTAAGCAAAATTATTTAACTGCATTCACCCTAGCGCCACAAGACAATAGCACTTGGGATTGGAGCCAGTATCAAAACTTCAGCCTCGCGATTGATATTACCAACCCACTTGATGAATCAACTCATATGTATTTAGAGGTTGCAGACAGTGATGGTAAATTGCACCGCCGTAGTGTCAATGTCGGCAAAAACTCGAGTCAAACCTATCATGTTGAACTATCAGGTTATGATTTAGGTATCGAGTCAGGCATGCGAGCCAATCCTGACGCTTTTGAGACCAATGCTAAACCCTTTTTATATCGTTGGGGCGCCACTAAAGAAATTGATTTGAGTGCGGTAAAACACATTCAATTTTCAGCAGAAAGCTTGTTATCTGATCGTCGTTTTATCATCGACAATATTCGTCTAGTGCAAAACCCTAAGTACGATCAAGCCTATTTAAAAGGATTGGTCGATGAATATGGCCAAGCCATAACGGCAAAATTTCCGCAAAAAGTCAGTAATGATCAAGACTTAGCGGCGCGCACAAAACGCGAACTCAGCCATTTAAGTGACAAATTGTTTAGCGACCGCTCACAATATGGCGGTTGGGCACAAGGCCCTAAACTTGAAGCAACCGGTTATTTCCGAACCACTAAATATAAAGGTAAATGGGCGCTAGTTGACCCAGAAGGCTATTTGTTTTTCTCAAACGGTATTGCTAATGTCCGCATGGCCAACACCTCAACCATGACAGGTATCGACTTTGATAAAGCGTTAATTCCTCAACGCAGCAAAGACGATTTAACCCCAGAAGACTCGGTTGGATTAAACCGCATTACGGGTAAAGCCTTATCGACTCGCCATGTTAACTCTGAAATGCGCAATAACATGTTCTCATGGTTACCAGACTATCACGAGCCGCTGGCGAAGCATTATGGTTATCGCCGAGAAGCTCACATAGGTGCGGTAGAAAGTGGCGAAACTTATAGTTTTTACCAAGCCAACTTAGAGCGTAAATATGGTGATAATTTTATGCAAACATGGAAAGACATCACCTTAAAACGCATGCGCAATTGGGGATTCACCTCTTTTGGTAACTGGATAGATCCCATGTTTTACCATGAGAACCAACTACCCTATTTTGCCAATGGTTGGATCATTGGTAACTTTAAAAAGGTCAGCAGTGGCGCCGATTACTGGGCTCCTATGCCAGATCCATTTGATCCATTATTCGCCGAGCGCGTGCGCGCAACCGTAAAACAGGTTGCTAGTGAAGTACAAAACAGCCCATGGTGTATTGGTGTTTTTGTGGATAACGAAAAAAGCTGGGGGCGCATGGGTAGCATCGAAACCCAATACGGCATAGTGATCAACACGTTAGGCCGTGCAACGACAGATAGCCCAACCAAGGCGCACTACAGTCAGTTACTGCGCCAACAATATCAAACCATTGATAAACTTAATGCCAGTTGGAATAGCCAAATTGCATCATGGCAAGCGTTTGATCAAGGGGTAAAAGTAAAAGACTTTACCGACAGCCAAGTTAAAGACTTTTCTACCCTGTTAAGCGCCTATGCAGACCAATATTTTAAAATTGTTCGCCAAGAAACCAAGCAGCAAATGCCAAACCATTTATACATGGGCGCGCGTTTTGCACCTTGGGGCATGACACCAGAAGTATTAAACGCCGCAGTTAAATATACCGATGTGATGAGCTTTAACTATTACCGCGAAGGTTTACACCCAGAACAATGGGCATTCTTAGAAGAAATCGACATGCCAAGCGTGATTGGTGAATTCCACTTTGGTGCTGACGACACAGGTTTATATCACCCTGGTGCCGTGCTGGCGCAAGATCAACAAGATCGCGCCCAAAAATATCAAGGCTACTTAAACTCAGTTATCGACAACCCATACATGGTCGGTGCACATTGGTTCCAATATGTCGACTCACCGACAACAGGGCGAGCGCACGACGGTGAAAACTACAATGTTGGCTTTGTCACCAGCGCAGACATTCCTTATCAACCTTTAGTTGATAAAGTTAAAGAAGTTAACGGCTACTTGTATCAACGTAAGTTTGGCAACCAATAA
- a CDS encoding L-dopachrome tautomerase-related protein, translating to MLRLSSLVFSLTLVLLSPLLAAKQGDFKVWRKLDRELPPANIAVSESGRVFMSTHLAYGAEHKVVELLQDGSYQPYPNTEFYPPLNGVLGAIVDNKDIFWFLDTIWGKDAMGRVIGWDINKNQLHKIFYIARPIVNDAYILNDMAVDRTNNAIYITETADANTSALLVLDIETGLVRRVLSGSFATVPQNKVMKIDGLTVQMQGKPAKIGVNPITIDTQNEWVYFAPMTSDTLYRVQTKDLLNTALSEAQLTTKVEKYANKPFGDGITMDAQNNIYVSDLENNAIGVITPDRKYRILHQDNKILSWVEGFATAGKQGIYATANKLHHSPAFNKTQPTPSDFYIVQFEALAYATPGR from the coding sequence ATGTTGAGATTAAGCAGTTTAGTCTTCAGCTTAACTTTGGTTTTGCTTAGCCCGCTATTAGCGGCTAAGCAAGGCGATTTTAAGGTATGGCGCAAATTAGACCGAGAACTTCCCCCCGCGAATATCGCGGTTAGCGAGTCTGGCCGCGTATTTATGAGTACGCATTTGGCCTACGGCGCAGAGCATAAAGTGGTTGAGCTGCTGCAAGATGGCAGCTATCAACCCTACCCCAATACCGAGTTTTACCCACCGCTGAATGGCGTGCTCGGGGCAATTGTTGATAACAAGGATATTTTTTGGTTTTTAGACACTATATGGGGTAAAGACGCCATGGGACGCGTGATTGGTTGGGACATCAACAAAAACCAATTGCACAAGATATTTTATATCGCCCGCCCAATAGTCAATGACGCCTATATTCTTAACGACATGGCTGTCGATAGAACCAACAACGCGATTTACATAACCGAAACCGCCGATGCCAATACTTCCGCTTTGTTAGTGTTGGATATTGAAACCGGTTTGGTGCGTCGCGTATTATCGGGTTCATTTGCCACTGTACCGCAAAATAAAGTCATGAAAATTGATGGCTTAACCGTTCAAATGCAAGGTAAACCGGCTAAAATCGGAGTTAATCCGATCACCATTGATACGCAAAATGAGTGGGTTTATTTTGCGCCCATGACAAGTGACACATTGTATCGAGTGCAAACCAAAGACTTGTTAAATACAGCACTCAGTGAGGCACAATTAACCACGAAAGTAGAAAAATACGCAAACAAACCTTTCGGTGATGGTATTACCATGGATGCCCAAAATAATATTTATGTATCAGATTTAGAAAATAATGCGATTGGCGTGATCACGCCTGACAGAAAATACCGCATTCTTCATCAAGATAATAAAATATTAAGTTGGGTTGAAGGGTTTGCCACAGCAGGTAAGCAAGGCATTTACGCCACGGCCAACAAATTACATCACTCACCGGCGTTTAATAAAACGCAACCCACACCGAGTGATTTTTATATTGTGCAATTTGAGGCGTTAGCTTACGCGACACCGGGGCGCTAA
- a CDS encoding glycoside hydrolase family 117 protein, which produces MAKFNMKTLVKYSLVLTASLTCNIATAANTQDFPFDLPDTKPDMPLSASTARNYDAYLAPRQEDNELYTQFKYTKLKGFDYNDGDGTISRRDPSKIIFENGQYYVWYTKRHTKTPPIGGGNAHLATDELATADWDLSDIWYATSKDGFTWQEQGVAVPRPPKPNVGWRSVTTTDILKWQGKYYLYYQGFMEASGKRGDDCPVAVSYADSPDGPWTPHNEIVIPNGKPGAWDQYSIHDPYPLVHKGKIYIYYKSDFGNTTKGGKKKQLVRMHGLAIGDNPLGPFKKHPLNPILAAGHETTLFPFKEGVAALAIRDGNERNTIQYAKDWVNFEIASHVEMMPVAAGPYVPDAFTDTKYGRGITWGLSHFTAVNGWEINYSELARFDVDLSLDVHDPAMKKHSIKFTAEQHYQYGLNANQRKRIAAENKKLMEQK; this is translated from the coding sequence ATGGCAAAATTTAATATGAAAACATTAGTTAAGTATTCGCTTGTATTAACAGCAAGCTTAACGTGCAACATAGCCACGGCAGCAAACACGCAAGATTTTCCGTTTGATTTGCCAGACACCAAACCAGATATGCCACTTAGTGCATCAACTGCGCGTAATTATGATGCTTACTTAGCCCCACGTCAGGAAGACAACGAGCTATACACCCAGTTTAAATACACCAAATTAAAAGGCTTTGATTACAATGACGGAGACGGCACCATTTCACGCCGCGATCCTTCAAAAATCATTTTTGAGAATGGCCAATACTATGTGTGGTATACCAAACGCCATACCAAAACCCCGCCAATTGGTGGTGGAAACGCCCATTTAGCCACAGACGAACTAGCGACAGCAGACTGGGACTTATCCGACATTTGGTACGCCACATCCAAAGACGGCTTTACATGGCAAGAGCAAGGCGTGGCCGTACCACGACCACCTAAGCCTAATGTGGGGTGGCGCTCAGTTACCACCACTGATATTTTAAAATGGCAGGGTAAATATTACTTGTACTATCAAGGTTTTATGGAAGCCAGTGGTAAACGCGGTGACGATTGCCCAGTTGCCGTATCCTATGCCGACTCTCCTGATGGGCCTTGGACGCCGCATAATGAAATCGTGATCCCTAACGGCAAACCAGGTGCTTGGGACCAATACTCTATTCACGACCCTTACCCATTGGTGCACAAGGGTAAAATTTACATTTACTACAAATCCGATTTTGGCAATACAACCAAAGGCGGCAAAAAGAAACAGCTAGTGCGCATGCATGGTTTAGCCATAGGCGATAACCCATTAGGGCCATTTAAAAAACATCCGTTAAACCCAATTTTAGCGGCTGGGCATGAAACTACCCTATTCCCATTTAAAGAGGGTGTCGCCGCATTAGCGATCCGCGACGGTAACGAGCGTAACACCATCCAATACGCCAAAGATTGGGTTAATTTTGAAATTGCATCACATGTAGAAATGATGCCAGTTGCCGCAGGCCCATACGTGCCAGATGCCTTCACCGATACCAAATATGGTCGCGGTATTACATGGGGCTTATCACACTTTACCGCCGTTAATGGTTGGGAAATCAACTACTCAGAGCTAGCAAGATTTGACGTAGATTTAAGTTTAGATGTGCATGATCCGGCCATGAAAAAACACAGCATTAAATTTACCGCTGAACAACATTATCAGTACGGGTTAAACGCCAATCAGCGCAAACGCATTGCCGCCGAAAACAAAAAATTGATGGAACAAAAATAA
- a CDS encoding protease complex subunit PrcB family protein, translating to MKNKYLSTLLLFLLCACSSNNEDANKEAKLGEALDTAIEEGVVEIIKCPAVSTYSSISTESEEIISDPNNFMHVYSISDLNSNEPPPDINFAEKVVVAIHLGEKESSGHHIDFEKFEIKDSLLNITYVSISPPNGCQVELNTPNPYCLIAVDNSFSDITFTKTEMEICFN from the coding sequence ATGAAAAATAAATATTTATCTACTTTATTACTTTTTTTGTTGTGTGCCTGTAGTTCAAATAATGAGGATGCTAACAAAGAGGCGAAATTAGGGGAAGCGTTAGATACTGCTATAGAAGAAGGAGTTGTTGAAATAATTAAATGCCCTGCGGTATCAACATATTCTTCTATATCAACAGAATCAGAAGAGATTATAAGTGACCCTAATAATTTTATGCACGTATATTCGATAAGTGATTTAAATTCCAACGAACCTCCTCCAGACATAAACTTTGCTGAGAAAGTTGTTGTTGCAATACACCTTGGTGAAAAAGAATCCTCAGGACACCATATAGATTTTGAAAAATTTGAAATTAAAGACAGTTTACTCAATATTACTTATGTATCAATTTCACCACCTAATGGCTGTCAAGTTGAACTGAATACGCCTAACCCCTATTGTTTGATTGCTGTGGATAATAGTTTTTCAGACATTACGTTTACAAAAACTGAAATGGAAATATGCTTTAATTAA
- a CDS encoding M23 family metallopeptidase, giving the protein MRMLQRVLTQLPKEHWMLLSLVASATVYLSLLNIKPDPKPAPLPEMVEDLLKPPAPLVINEPEPVKPQANYQPQQVVLQRGQSLARMLKPFGTSHQDIHQISKLIKPYIPANKIKAGQIFSLGLGEKKVESILFDWQFAKQLHLYRDTPAKWQIEVVDLPTKTESRFIQGVVTTSLYDAFVPHGVSHDLLNLYMTTFSHLVDFQREINPGDSYKILFEEEFMPDDPSQRKIKQLRYLELVQQDTQLSLFHYTNAQGHKAYYDENGKLADAFLMKTPVETGRLSSFFGKRKHPILGYSRMHKGIDFGAPIGTKVFAAGHGVVSKIKKDRSFGNHIILQHQDGYRTLYAHLNGFADKLKVGDRVSQGDIIGFVGNTGLSQAPHLHYEVLKGSRSINPLSIKRASSVQLQGEDLAKFKTHQQALLAEIQ; this is encoded by the coding sequence ATGAGAATGTTACAGCGTGTATTAACTCAGTTGCCCAAAGAGCACTGGATGTTACTGAGCTTAGTTGCTTCAGCCACTGTGTATTTGTCGCTGCTCAATATTAAACCGGATCCTAAACCAGCGCCTTTACCTGAAATGGTTGAAGACTTGCTTAAACCGCCTGCACCATTAGTGATTAATGAACCAGAGCCAGTTAAACCGCAAGCTAACTACCAACCCCAGCAAGTGGTGTTGCAGCGCGGCCAATCGTTGGCTCGTATGCTTAAACCGTTTGGCACCAGCCATCAAGACATTCACCAAATTAGTAAACTAATCAAACCTTATATTCCGGCGAATAAAATAAAAGCTGGGCAAATTTTTAGCCTAGGTTTGGGTGAGAAAAAAGTTGAGTCAATTTTATTCGATTGGCAGTTTGCTAAACAATTACATTTATATCGCGACACCCCCGCTAAATGGCAAATTGAAGTTGTCGACCTGCCGACCAAAACGGAAAGCCGTTTTATTCAAGGTGTTGTTACCACCAGTTTATACGATGCATTTGTACCGCATGGCGTGTCTCACGACTTATTAAACCTATACATGACGACATTCTCACATTTGGTCGACTTTCAGCGTGAGATCAACCCAGGCGATAGCTATAAAATTTTATTTGAAGAAGAGTTTATGCCTGATGATCCTAGTCAGCGTAAAATTAAACAACTTCGTTATTTAGAGCTAGTACAACAGGACACCCAATTAAGCTTATTTCATTATACTAACGCGCAAGGTCATAAGGCCTATTACGATGAGAATGGCAAATTGGCAGATGCGTTCTTGATGAAAACGCCAGTCGAAACCGGGCGTTTATCGTCGTTTTTTGGTAAGCGTAAGCATCCTATTTTAGGCTACAGCCGCATGCATAAAGGCATTGATTTTGGTGCGCCTATTGGCACTAAGGTGTTTGCTGCGGGTCATGGCGTGGTCAGCAAAATTAAAAAAGACAGATCATTTGGTAATCACATAATCTTGCAACATCAAGATGGATACCGCACTTTGTACGCACATTTAAACGGCTTTGCCGATAAGTTAAAAGTGGGTGATAGGGTTAGCCAAGGCGACATTATTGGTTTTGTAGGTAATACGGGACTAAGCCAAGCACCGCATTTACATTACGAAGTGTTAAAAGGCTCACGCTCAATCAATCCACTTTCGATCAAACGCGCTAGCAGTGTGCAATTGCAAGGTGAAGATTTAGCGAAATTTAAAACCCATCAGCAAGCGCTACTCGCCGAGATCCAATAA
- a CDS encoding LysR family transcriptional regulator has product MDKLGLMQNFVAVVQEGSYTAAGRYLGKTKAIVSRQVNQLESVLNSKLINRSTRSFSITDEGHAVYEQCLFIINQVERLESLNKGDDCLTGRIRICAPQTYTEQVLMRCFCQFKALHPNLHMDIQVSDQFVDIVEQGFDLGIRIGQLADSNLIARQLARVKPLLVASPEFIAHHSPILSIEQIASLPCISDSNRRTGTTWHYIDNGQQKSLKIKASIRVNSAHAAAQAAMLGSGVALLPDFAVQAALNKGDL; this is encoded by the coding sequence TTGGATAAGCTTGGATTAATGCAAAACTTTGTCGCAGTGGTGCAAGAGGGCAGTTATACCGCGGCGGGTCGCTATTTAGGTAAAACTAAAGCTATAGTTAGTCGTCAAGTGAATCAGTTAGAATCTGTACTGAACAGTAAGTTGATTAACCGCTCGACACGCAGTTTTTCGATCACGGATGAAGGACATGCGGTTTACGAACAGTGTTTATTTATTATTAATCAAGTGGAGCGACTTGAATCGTTAAATAAAGGTGATGATTGTCTAACGGGGCGTATTCGCATTTGTGCGCCGCAAACCTATACAGAGCAAGTGCTTATGCGCTGTTTTTGTCAGTTTAAAGCGCTACACCCCAATTTACACATGGATATACAGGTTTCTGATCAATTTGTGGATATTGTCGAGCAGGGATTTGATTTGGGTATTCGCATCGGACAATTAGCCGATTCTAATTTGATTGCTCGACAACTTGCTAGGGTTAAACCATTACTGGTGGCTAGCCCAGAGTTTATCGCGCATCACTCACCCATATTATCTATAGAACAAATTGCTTCATTGCCTTGTATTTCAGATTCGAACCGTCGCACAGGTACGACTTGGCATTATATTGACAATGGCCAACAAAAGTCGTTAAAAATCAAAGCCAGTATTCGCGTTAACAGCGCGCATGCGGCAGCGCAAGCCGCCATGTTAGGTAGCGGGGTGGCGTTATTACCTGACTTTGCCGTGCAAGCTGCCCTGAATAAAGGCGACTTATAA
- a CDS encoding DODA-type extradiol aromatic ring-opening family dioxygenase, protein MSINKNASAPVLFLSHGSPMRLIEPSAATEFLSELPQQLPEIKGIVVISPHWQTAKLSYTSSEQLNPIYDFYGFPPQLSKIPYSVKNPRWLQQTLINQLGQQGLAQDKRGLDHGAWSLLYFMYPKADIPTIGLSLPRDYTPLDLYQLGQQLAPLRQQGILILASGMATHNLSRLNQSGIRQTWADEFVLWLQEKVATQDIDSLINYRTLAPNAATAHPTDEHLLPLFIALGAAQHETSTLLHDSWEFGTANNSCWGWS, encoded by the coding sequence ATGTCTATTAACAAAAATGCGAGCGCGCCCGTGCTTTTCTTGTCGCATGGTTCACCTATGCGTCTCATCGAGCCATCTGCCGCAACTGAGTTTTTAAGCGAATTGCCGCAACAACTACCCGAAATCAAGGGAATTGTGGTTATTTCACCGCATTGGCAAACAGCAAAGCTAAGTTACACATCGAGCGAGCAACTCAACCCCATTTACGATTTTTACGGATTTCCCCCGCAGTTGAGTAAAATACCCTACTCGGTCAAAAATCCACGTTGGCTACAACAAACACTGATCAATCAGCTTGGTCAGCAAGGGTTAGCACAAGATAAGCGAGGTCTGGATCACGGTGCTTGGTCGTTACTTTATTTTATGTACCCCAAAGCCGATATTCCCACTATTGGCCTTAGCTTGCCGCGTGACTATACGCCGTTAGATCTATATCAACTTGGTCAGCAATTGGCACCTCTGCGCCAACAAGGCATACTGATATTAGCCTCAGGCATGGCAACCCATAACTTAAGCCGCCTAAATCAGTCAGGCATTCGCCAAACGTGGGCCGATGAATTTGTTTTATGGTTACAAGAAAAAGTAGCCACTCAGGATATTGATAGTTTAATTAACTACCGCACTTTAGCCCCTAATGCCGCAACAGCACACCCGACGGATGAACATTTATTACCTTTGTTTATCGCCTTAGGCGCTGCCCAACACGAAACATCAACCTTGCTGCATGACTCTTGGGAATTTGGCACAGCCAACAATAGTTGTTGGGGCTGGAGTTAA
- a CDS encoding GlcG/HbpS family heme-binding protein translates to MNTRGITLLQAQSILDSALALAITYQTPPLAIVILDNGGHVKVASCQDGVGTARFEIAQHKANAALAMGFDSGQFYQLVNNQVLPEMFATCINGATQGKFIPLPGGVLINHNKQTLGAIGISGASSGMDEKIALQAINSIHNVES, encoded by the coding sequence ATGAATACTCGTGGTATCACTTTACTGCAAGCGCAATCGATTTTAGATTCGGCGTTAGCGCTGGCAATTACATATCAAACACCACCACTGGCTATTGTGATTTTAGACAATGGCGGCCACGTAAAAGTAGCAAGTTGTCAAGATGGTGTTGGCACAGCCAGGTTTGAAATAGCCCAACACAAGGCCAACGCGGCACTAGCAATGGGGTTTGATTCCGGTCAATTTTATCAATTGGTTAATAACCAAGTTTTACCCGAAATGTTTGCAACTTGTATAAATGGTGCCACTCAAGGAAAATTTATTCCCTTACCCGGTGGCGTATTGATCAATCACAACAAACAAACGTTAGGCGCCATTGGCATTTCTGGCGCATCGTCCGGTATGGATGAAAAAATCGCCTTGCAAGCCATTAACTCAATACATAACGTTGAAAGTTAG